Sequence from the Verrucomicrobiota bacterium JB022 genome:
TCGACACCGAGATCCCCGTTATCAACGGCATCGTGACGGTCAACAACGAAGCCCAGGCCGTCGAACGCAGCGCCGGCCCCACCGGCCGAGGCCGCGCCTTTGGCGAAGCCGCCCTGCAAATGGCGGACGTCAAGCGCCGCCTCGTCGGCCGCCTCGACGAGATCGATGCCATCCGTGCCGCCGAAGCCGCCCAGTGGGGCGCCGGCGATGAAGAGCCCCCTTCCCCCGAAGATCCTTGGAAACTGTAGTGAAGAATTCCCGCCGACGAGACAATCGCGTCGCTGCGATGCAATACCTCTTCCAGTGGTCCTTCAACCCACCGGAAACCCGCTTGCGCCTCGACCGCGACATCCGCGCGTTTTTCGAAACGATCGACCCGGAGCGCGAGCGCGTCTACTACAGCTTTGCCGAAGAGCTGATCTACGGCGCGCTCGACCACCGCGAAGAGATCGACGAAGTGATCAAACGCTACGCCAAGAACTGGGAGTTTGGCCGCATCGCCAAGATCGACCTCGCGATCCTGCGCCTCGCCATCTACGAAATGATGGCCCGCCGCGACATCCCCCCCATCGTCAGCATCAACGAAGCGATCGATCTCTCCAAGGAGTTCTCCAACCCCGATGCCAAGCGCTTCATCAACGGCATCCTCGACCAATACAAGCTCACCCTCGACCGCCCCCTGCGCACCGCAGAATAGAGGAGAGGGCCGAGAGCCGGTTTATTTTGAAAAGCAGCTTTCGCGAAGGAGGCTGCTTTTTTAGTGGGCGGGTGAGGGGCTGACCTCAACCCTACGCTAAGAGGTGCAAAGTTCTGGCTTGCAGGAGCATCGAGCATCCCGGAGGGATGACAGCTAGATAGCCGGTGGTTGAGGACGCCTCGCGTCCGACACCACCGGGACAGTAACGAATCAGAGTTTGCACCTCGGAGATGTGCCACTGCGGCACAGTCTGCCCCGCAGCCCCCTAAATCACCCCGGCGCGGCGGAAGGAGTAGACGTCCTGGCCGGCGATGATGAGGTGGTCGACGATGCGAAGCTCCAGCGGTTTGGCGGCGAGCTGGAGTTGCCTGGTCAACTGGATGTCGGCGCCGGAGGGCTGGGCGCGGCCGGTGGGGTGGTTGTGGACGAGGAGGATGCCGCTGGCTTTTTTACGCAGGGCCGTTTCGAGAATGCGGCGGGGGTAGATGTAGACGCTATCGAAATCGCCCTCTTCCACCCGGTCGAAGGCGTTCGGGATCAGGCGGTTGGCATGGTCGAGGTAGGCCACTTCAAAGACTTCGATCTGCAAGCCCCCGAGGCGGTGGCGGTAATAGGCCTCGATGTCGGTGCCGCTCTGGAGCAATTCGCCGCGTTCGATGCCCTGCTGCAGGTAAAGGTCGGCCGCTTCGCGGACGAGGCGGAAGACGAGGCTGCTGGCTTCGCCCATGCCGTCGATCTCCTGCAAATCGCGCGGGTCGGCATCGAGCACGCCTTTCAGGGAGCCGAAGCGTTGGATCAGCAGCTTCGCCAGCGGCTTCACGTCGCGCCGGGGGATGGCCAGCGTGAGGAGCAGCTCGACCACCTCGTGCGGCGCAAAGCCGTTGAACCCCGTCTGGGCAAAACGGTGCCGCAGGCGGGAACGGTGCCCGGCGGGCGAGGGGGTGTCGTCAGAGCGAGGAGGCATGGCCACGAAAGCCCTGGGAGTGTGCCCCATATACGGCTGTTTGAAAAGGCCCATTTGGACGCCCGCTCAACATTGGCCGGGTTTATGCAGAGCAAAGGTATGGAATCCGCCGTCCGTATTCTGGCCTTTGCGCTCATGTTGTCACCGACGTGGGCCTTCGTGCTGGACCACGCCCTTTTTGCTGCGAGCTTTGACAGCCTCACCTGGGGGCTGGGTGGGCTTGGGCTCGCGCTGCTGGCGGCCATGCTTTTGCCCGAGAGCGTGCGCACCCGCACGTTGATCGCGCTGGCGTTCCTGCTCGCCGGCCTGCTACAGATCGGCCTGATCAGCGTCTACGTCCTCGGGGAAGACGGGTCGTTCCTCGCGGTGTGAGCAGATGCGGCGGTCGTAAAGATCCCCGCGTGTCCAGGTAATTCAGGTAATTTCACCTACGCTACAAGAGGTTTCCTCGAGAGCCTTCATCAGCTCTTCAAGTGCTTTCGCCCGTTCGGATGAGTTCATTTCCATTGGTTCGTTGCATAAAAGGGCGCCGGGGCGGATAAAGGGAGGCCGCACCCGGCGCGGGGATCTGCACTGTGGGGGAAAGGCTCTAACGCTCCTCTTCCAGCGCTTCGGCTTTGGAGAGTAGCTCGACGAATTCCTGGCGGTCGGGGTCGTTGGCGGTGGCGCTCTTCGCCATTTGTAAGAGGCGCGGCCAGCCGAATTCTTCCACCGCATCGCTCTTTCGCAGCTTGAGGCCAAACCCGGCGACCGCTGCGCTGAAGCGGAAGTCTGCGCTGGCCTGCTGGGCGCGCACCGCTTTTTGCGGCGCAGCGACCGGGAACTCGCGCAGCGTGCTCGTTTCGCTGAAGCCGTCGAGCGTGCCGTTGTCGACCTCGGCGGCCTTGTAGCGCAGCTTGACCGTGGCCAGCTCGCCCGAGGCGGCAGCCGGGGCTTCCGCTGCGCGGGTGGGCTGATACTTCAGGCCGTCGACCGTGCCTGCGGGCTGCCATTCGACGCCGGGCGGGATGATTTCGTAGAGCGCGACCACCTGGTGCCCGGCTCCGATTTCGCCCGCGTCCTTCTGGTCGTTATTGAAGTCCTGGGCGGCGAGCGCGCGGTTTTCGTAGCCGATCAGGCGGTAGGCCTGCACGTGGGCGGGGTTGAATTCCACCTGGATCTTCACGTCTTTGGCAATCGGCACGAGGTTGCCGACCGCCCCGTCGACGAGCACCCGGCGCGCCTCCTTTTCACTGTCGATGTAGGCGTAGTTGCCGTTGCCCTTGTTCGACAGCTCTTCGAGCGTGGCATCCTGATAGTTGCCCATGCCGAAGCCGAGGATGCTGAGGTAGACGCCAGTCTTGGCTTCCTTTTCGATCAGGTTGACCAGCTCGCTGCGATTGGTGACGCCGACGTTGAAATCGCCGTCGCTGCAGAGGATCACACGGTTGGCCAGCTCGGGCGCCAGGTGCTTGCGCGCTTCGGCGTAGGCCCGCTTGAGGCCGCCTTCGCCGTTGGTGCTGCCGCGCGCGCCCAGTTGGTCGATGGCGTGCAGGATCGTCTCGGTGTTGTTGGCGGTGGTGGAGGGCAGGGCCACGTGGTCGCTGCCGGCATAGGTGACGATCGCCACCCGGTCGCGGGCATCGAGGCGCTGCACCAGCTCGCGCAGGCCGGCCTTGACCAGCGGCAGTTTGTTTTGGGCGTTCATCGAGCCGCTGACGTCGATCAGAAAGACGAGGTTGGTGGCGGGGCGCTCTTCCCAGGGCATTTCGTAGCCCTTTACCGCGATGCGCAGCAGCTGGTGCTCGGGAGCCCAAGGGGCTTGCGCGATCTCGGTGTGCACGGCCAAGGGCTCGTCGCGGGTCTCGGGTGCGGCGTCCTGATAGCGGAAGTAGTTCAGCAGTTCCTCGATCCGCACCGCGCCTTCTGGCGGTAGCTGGCCCTCGTTGAGGAAGCGGCGCACGTTGGCGTAGCTGGCAGTGTCCACGTCGACGGAAAAGGTCGAGAGCGGCTCGTCCACCGGCGAAACGAAGGGCTTTTCGTCCAACGAATCATACGCCTCGCGATCCGTCGGTGCAGGCTGGACCTCGATTGGGCGCGGCATGGGTACCGGCGGCACGTCGCTGGGTGGTGCGAAGTATTGCAGGGTGGAGGCCGCCGGGGCGATCTTGGCGGAAGGGGGCGCAGGAATGATACGGCGCCGCTCCACGCCAAGCGATGTAGTGCTACGAGCGTCTGCGGAGCTAACCTCAAATGGACTCAGATCAAACACCCTTTCGTCGGAGTCTGTGGCATCCGCTGCGGCTACCGGCGTGTATGGGGGCAGGCTTTGCGGTTGGGGTGCGCTTGTTTCCGGCGCGGCAGGCAGGCCGCCGACCATGGTCTGGGTCGAGGCCAGCCCCTGCAGGTCGGGCGTGCTCAAGTCGAGCGGCTGGAGCGGCACGGGGCGTTCGGGGGCGGCATGGGACACTGGCGCATCTAAATTATACATCTCAATGCGGGCGCGAGGGGAGGGGCGGGGGCGCAGGTCGACGTTTTGCAGCTCTTCAAGCGTGGGTGCGGCGTTTTGGCGGGCCTGCTGCTCGGTCTGCTCCTTCAGGGCGAGGAGGTCCACCTCCTGCAGCGCCTGCAGGCGGCGGTTGTCTTCGGCCACCCGGGCCGCTTCGTCGGCCTCCAATTGGTCCACCAGCTCCTGAATCGCGCCCCGGCGCAGGTCGTCTTCCGAGGTCGGCTCGATCCGAGTCAAGGTCTGCCCGGTGTTCTGCGGCTCCATCAGCATCTGGACGATGTTCATGGCGTAATACATGCCCACGAGCACGAGGCAGGCGGCCGCACTGGTGAGGAGCGCCTGATAGGTGAGGAAGGGCGTGCGCTTGAGCTGCGGGGCCTTGGCCTTGAGCGCCTCGACGCGGGCCTTGCGCTGGTCGTCGTTGAGCACCCGCTTCTGGGCGGCCTTGGGGGCGATAAAGGGCGTGGGATCGGCCACAGGAACCTGCTCCTGCAGGCCGCTGGGCAGCGGCTCCGCATCGTAGGCGTCGAGCAGCAGGTTGCCGAGCTGCTCGGTCTCCGCCACGTGGGCGGCGGCTGCGGGATCGTCGCGCAACAGTTGCTCCACTTGGGCGCGTTGTTCGGGCGTCAGGTCTTCGCCCAAGGCGTAGGCGGTCAAAAGGGATTGGTCTTCGGGCTTCATCGTGGTGGCTCCGGTTAGCGGGGGGAGGGCAGCAGGTCGGTCTGCGAGCGCACTTGCTCGCGCAGGCGCTGGAGGGCCTGGTGGAGCAGCACGCCCACGTGGTTGACGGTTTTCTGCGTCGTCTCGGCGATCTCCTGATAGCTGAGACCGGCCTGGAACTTCAGGCGCAAGACCTCCTGGTGGGCCGGGGGCAGGGTAGCGATGAGGGCGAAGACGCGAGCGGTCGTGTCGCTCGATTCGGCCGCAGCCGCCGGCGAGGGATCGCTGGCGGAGAGCTGGGCGGCGGTGGGTTCTTCCAGAGGGTTCATCCGTTGATGGCGGCGGAGGTGGTCGAAGACCCGACTGCGGCAAACGGTGAAGAGCCAGGCGGGGATGCGCGGCTCGAGCTTGGCGCGGCTTTCCCGGCAGAGGCGGAGGAAGGTCTCCTGCACGGCGTCGGCCGCCACCTCGGGATCGTGGGCGAGGCTGCAGGCGTAGCGCAAGAGCGCGGGCCGGTGCTCGGCGAAGAGGGCTTGCGCCCATTCGTGGTCTGGCGCGGCGGCAGGGTGGGGTTCCATTCGGCTCGGCGGGGGAAAATTCGGGTCGGTTATCAACGGGTATACGCAGCAGCGCACCCCTTTCTTAATCACAAAAGTGTGCGCATTTCCTCGCGCCCGCCACAAGGAAAACCCGCTGAGAGGCCGGATGGTTGCAGTTGGGGGCGGTAATGGAGGGCAGTCGAAGAAAGCCTTGCCAGTCAAAAGGCAGGCCGATTGTGTTTTGTGACAGTTTGGGAGGGAGTTCCACTCCTGAGCTATGGTGCGTAGTGTATAGAATTCTGTTATGCAAAAAAGCTTCTCTTGGGTCACAGGCGAAATACCCCTTCGCTGGAGGATTTTTCTGATCACTGTCGTCTGCACATTATTCGGAGCTACGACGATGCCGTGGGGCTACCTCACCGGCGATATTGACTTCAATATGGGAGATCGGTTGCAGCATGTGACGGGTCTTTACGCATATGCCCAGGATGACTGGCGTTGGCCGATTATGCATACGGACGATCTGTCCTATCCTGATGAAGTCAGTGCAGTCTATGCGGATGTGATTCCCGCCATGGCGATCTTGTACAAAGCCTTTTACAAGGTCGTGCCAGTCCTCTGGAACCCTTTTGGTTGGTGGATTCTCTTTTGTCTGGTGGCCCAAGGCGTCGTTGCCACCCTGTTAATGGATCGTCTGAACGTAAAGGGGACGTTGGCTGTGCTGTGCATCGCGATCCTGGTCGTGCATTTGCCTGCACAGTTATTTCGTTACGGGCATGCGGCATTATGTGCGCACTTTCTCTTTACGCTGTTCTTCTTGTTGGTAGTCGAGTCCAAACACAGGCATGGTTGGCTTGGGAGTGCGATAGGTGGCGCCTGCATCATTGCGCTTTCCCTTTTCATCCATGGCTACCTGTTTGCCATGATCACTCCCATGGTATTTGCATGGTGGTTCTGGTATTGCCTGCGTGGCAATGCCCCCCTGCTGGCAAAGCTTGCGACGCCTTTGCTCTACGCATGCCTTGCTTATGGGTTGATGGTCGGGATCGGCTATTTTTCCAAGGACAACCTTTTGTCAGGGGCGGGCTGGGGTGACTATGCGATGAATGTCGCCGCGCCCTTCACCCCCCAACGTTCCGGGATCATCCCCGGCTTTGATGGGATTTTTGAGAGTCGCTCCGGCGAGTACGAAGGGCTTAACTACCTCGGTCTCGGTGTGATTTTACTGTTGCTTTATTCCTTTGTCCGCTTCTGGCGTCAGGTGAAAGCCAGCGTCGCCCAATTCTGGCCGGTCGTGTTGATCTTGTTTGGCTTGATGGTGTTTGCGTGGTCCGGGAGAGTTTATTTTCTCAGCCACAATCTCGTTAATTACGAGATGCCAGACCTTACGAATATCTTTGGTACCTTTCGCAGCAGCGGCAGGTTTTTCTGGCCGGTAGGGGTGGCACTTGTTTATTTGCCCTGCCTTCTAGTGTGGAGGCACCATCGCCGCAGTATTGCGACGGGGATATTGTTGACTGCGGCCGTGATCCAGTTGGTGGACACCTGGCCTTGGCGCACTTTTCATCGGGTTCCCACCAAGCCGGAGGGTGTCGTCTTTTATGCTCCTGAGTGGGAGGATGAAATGAAGCATTACGAGCAGGTGTTCTTCTACCCGGGCGTGATGTGCAATGGGACTGAATATATGAGCGCGATGCAGCGCCTGTGGTACTATGCCGCCCGCGCCGGTAATTCTACCAATAGCACTTACCTCGCGCGGGAGTTTCGCACCTGCGACGATTACATGAACGACTTTGGAGTGGAGGATTTTGCAGAGGAAAAGGGCCTCTTCTTTGTCAGCGACGCCATCATTGAAGGTAAGTATCTGTCCATGCGCGTTCCTGCCTCCAAGTCGGTTTGGGAGTATGAGAAAGGCTATATCGTAGCCGATGGCGCGGAAACCTTCGATTCGTTGGTTTCATTGGGGATTGTCCGACGTCTGGATCCCGCGATCTCTTCGGAAGTTGCAACCTATTCTTTCGGGACGGGGGGCGAAGGCGTGTCGTTACTGGGCGAAGGGTTTTCCGGCCCTGAACCTTGGGGGGTGTGGGGAATCGCCCAGGATACGTCTCTTCGCATCCCGCTTGTCGAAGGGGCCACCGAAGTGATGATCGACTTGAAGATCGGAGCCTATTTGCCGGAAGAGAATTCGGAGCGGCAGATCACGCTTTCCGTCGATGGAGTGATGCTCGGGGAATATGCGTTCAACCGACCGACGGCTATCCAGACGATTTCGGTCCGCCTCCCGGAGGCTCAGTTGCGCGACCGGCGGGTGGCAACCTTGCACATCCGGATCAACGAACTGGCGCAGCCCGCCGACTACACCTCGGGCCCGGGCGATACGCGGACGCTTGGAGTCTCGTTTTACGAGATGCAGGTAAAGCAGCGTAAGCCTTCTCCGGACGCGGGGCAGTAGCTGCTGGGCTCAATCCATCCCGGCAGGCGCGGCCCTCATCTTTCTCCTTGCCATCGGGCGGCTTTTGCCTGAGTCTGCCC
This genomic interval carries:
- the nusB gene encoding transcription antitermination factor NusB yields the protein MKNSRRRDNRVAAMQYLFQWSFNPPETRLRLDRDIRAFFETIDPERERVYYSFAEELIYGALDHREEIDEVIKRYAKNWEFGRIAKIDLAILRLAIYEMMARRDIPPIVSINEAIDLSKEFSNPDAKRFINGILDQYKLTLDRPLRTAE
- the radC gene encoding DNA repair protein RadC, producing MPPRSDDTPSPAGHRSRLRHRFAQTGFNGFAPHEVVELLLTLAIPRRDVKPLAKLLIQRFGSLKGVLDADPRDLQEIDGMGEASSLVFRLVREAADLYLQQGIERGELLQSGTDIEAYYRHRLGGLQIEVFEVAYLDHANRLIPNAFDRVEEGDFDSVYIYPRRILETALRKKASGILLVHNHPTGRAQPSGADIQLTRQLQLAAKPLELRIVDHLIIAGQDVYSFRRAGVI
- a CDS encoding von Willebrand factor type A domain-containing protein; the protein is MKPEDQSLLTAYALGEDLTPEQRAQVEQLLRDDPAAAAHVAETEQLGNLLLDAYDAEPLPSGLQEQVPVADPTPFIAPKAAQKRVLNDDQRKARVEALKAKAPQLKRTPFLTYQALLTSAAACLVLVGMYYAMNIVQMLMEPQNTGQTLTRIEPTSEDDLRRGAIQELVDQLEADEAARVAEDNRRLQALQEVDLLALKEQTEQQARQNAAPTLEELQNVDLRPRPSPRARIEMYNLDAPVSHAAPERPVPLQPLDLSTPDLQGLASTQTMVGGLPAAPETSAPQPQSLPPYTPVAAADATDSDERVFDLSPFEVSSADARSTTSLGVERRRIIPAPPSAKIAPAASTLQYFAPPSDVPPVPMPRPIEVQPAPTDREAYDSLDEKPFVSPVDEPLSTFSVDVDTASYANVRRFLNEGQLPPEGAVRIEELLNYFRYQDAAPETRDEPLAVHTEIAQAPWAPEHQLLRIAVKGYEMPWEERPATNLVFLIDVSGSMNAQNKLPLVKAGLRELVQRLDARDRVAIVTYAGSDHVALPSTTANNTETILHAIDQLGARGSTNGEGGLKRAYAEARKHLAPELANRVILCSDGDFNVGVTNRSELVNLIEKEAKTGVYLSILGFGMGNYQDATLEELSNKGNGNYAYIDSEKEARRVLVDGAVGNLVPIAKDVKIQVEFNPAHVQAYRLIGYENRALAAQDFNNDQKDAGEIGAGHQVVALYEIIPPGVEWQPAGTVDGLKYQPTRAAEAPAAASGELATVKLRYKAAEVDNGTLDGFSETSTLREFPVAAPQKAVRAQQASADFRFSAAVAGFGLKLRKSDAVEEFGWPRLLQMAKSATANDPDRQEFVELLSKAEALEEER
- a CDS encoding sigma-70 family RNA polymerase sigma factor — encoded protein: MEPHPAAAPDHEWAQALFAEHRPALLRYACSLAHDPEVAADAVQETFLRLCRESRAKLEPRIPAWLFTVCRSRVFDHLRRHQRMNPLEEPTAAQLSASDPSPAAAAESSDTTARVFALIATLPPAHQEVLRLKFQAGLSYQEIAETTQKTVNHVGVLLHQALQRLREQVRSQTDLLPSPR
- a CDS encoding DUF6311 domain-containing protein gives rise to the protein MPWGYLTGDIDFNMGDRLQHVTGLYAYAQDDWRWPIMHTDDLSYPDEVSAVYADVIPAMAILYKAFYKVVPVLWNPFGWWILFCLVAQGVVATLLMDRLNVKGTLAVLCIAILVVHLPAQLFRYGHAALCAHFLFTLFFLLVVESKHRHGWLGSAIGGACIIALSLFIHGYLFAMITPMVFAWWFWYCLRGNAPLLAKLATPLLYACLAYGLMVGIGYFSKDNLLSGAGWGDYAMNVAAPFTPQRSGIIPGFDGIFESRSGEYEGLNYLGLGVILLLLYSFVRFWRQVKASVAQFWPVVLILFGLMVFAWSGRVYFLSHNLVNYEMPDLTNIFGTFRSSGRFFWPVGVALVYLPCLLVWRHHRRSIATGILLTAAVIQLVDTWPWRTFHRVPTKPEGVVFYAPEWEDEMKHYEQVFFYPGVMCNGTEYMSAMQRLWYYAARAGNSTNSTYLAREFRTCDDYMNDFGVEDFAEEKGLFFVSDAIIEGKYLSMRVPASKSVWEYEKGYIVADGAETFDSLVSLGIVRRLDPAISSEVATYSFGTGGEGVSLLGEGFSGPEPWGVWGIAQDTSLRIPLVEGATEVMIDLKIGAYLPEENSERQITLSVDGVMLGEYAFNRPTAIQTISVRLPEAQLRDRRVATLHIRINELAQPADYTSGPGDTRTLGVSFYEMQVKQRKPSPDAGQ